The following DNA comes from Candidatus Edwardsbacteria bacterium.
TATAGGTCTTCTGCCGGATTCCATCGACCGAGCCCCTCTGATCCATGCTGGCGGCATCCACTAAAATGCTTTTATAAATATAACCCAGTCCCATGGACCAGTCGTATTCGCCGTCCGGGGCTTTTCTATATTGGCTGGCCCCGGCCCTGAAAATTACGGCCCCGTACCCCGGCATATTATGTTTATATTCGCCGCCCGCCATATATTTCAACTCCGGAACGCCCTTCCCCCAGAACTTTTCAGCGCTGGCGGTAAGTTTGGGCAATTTGCCGTTGAACCAGGATATCCCCCCGGAGATCTTGGGCTTCAGCTTGTCATCGTCAAAATCCTTCCAATAGACCTTCCCGGCCAGGTTCTGGACATTGATGCCGACCATAAGCGGCTCCTTGCCGCCATGAAAACCAAGGTCCAGGCCGTATCCGATCCCGTTCTCATCGGTGATGTCAGCCTGGCTCCAAAGTGTGTCTATCTTTTTCTGCTTGACCTCGGTCATTCTGGCCGAGATCAGCTTGGCCGATAGCCCCAAAGACATTGACTGATGCAATTCGTCCTTCTTGGCAATGGCAAAGGCAAATTCATCGACTCCGTATTTTAAATAATTATTTACAGAATCTGATTCTTCTAATATAAACTCGGAGCCGGTATGACGGGCCACTGAGCGCCAGGATATTCCTATGCCCTTCCCAACAAAGACGATGTAGTTGAGCCGCCTGGGCCCGGAGAAGATCGGATCGAACAGCAGCCCCCTGGAATGCAGATAGCTGCAGGAGGCCATCGACCAGGTGATATTCCCCAGTCCAGCCGGGTTCCAAAAGGTTAGATTGGGATCGCTATCGTCGGCAACGATGCTGCCCGAAAGGGCCGCCGCCCGGGCTCCCACCGCCGGCCCCTGATAGGTCATCCAATCTATGGGCGAAGCTAAAAGGCAGGAGGCGATAAAAAACGTCATGCTTGCCAGGATGGTTTTCTTCTGCATATCATCCGTCTTAATATTTAAATTTCATTCTGAGGCCCAGGTTTATCTTCTGTTCCTTGTTATCCTCATCCTTGGAGCGCTGGACGAACAGAGCGCTCCTTTTGCCAAAAAGATATTCCGCCCTGAAATCTTCGCTCAGATTGGCGGCAAACCCCCGGGTGTAGCTGACAAAAACATTCTTGGTCACATATTTGCCCAAGGTCACTTCGGCCCCCTTCTCCTGCCCGGTAGAAGTCTTCATCTTGATCACATCCACCAAGCCGGTCTTCTTCTGGATCATGCCTCCCAGCATATTGCTTAGGACGTCTGTGGTCCGGTTAAGGACCTGGTCCCCTAGGTCGCCGTTGCCGTCGCCCTCTATCTTCATTCCCACCGATAGCATGGTCAAGATGTCCTGTTCGGGCATCGATGGCTCGGAGCTAAAAGCCAGCTTGGGCTGCAGGGCTGAGCCGCCCACCTTCAGAAAAACCTTGGTACGGGCTTCATCGTTCAGCTCGGTCTGGGCCGCTAAATTCAACTCTGGATTAATCACCACTGCGTTTGTAAAAGTCAACTGCCCCTCTGTGATGTCGAATCTTCGATCAAGAAAACGATAAACACCCTGAATAGTCTCCAGCCGCCCCGACAGGAACAGCACGTTCTGCCGCATCCGAACGTTCAGGTTCTCTATCTTAAGCTCGATATCGGCGTCGGCGTTCCTGAGCCAGATCCCCTGGGAGCCGGTGATCGATAGGTCCAGGTCCATCGGTTTAGCGCCGCCCTCCGGCGGCGGTGGCTCCTCGGCAGGGGCGAATGGCAGGGTGATCAGGGCCGAGTTGGCATACACCTCCCCCTTGATCCGGGGATAATTCACCGTCCCGCCTATCTCGATCCGGGCGTTGACATTGCCCTCGATAAAAGGAATGTTCCTGACCGGAGCTTTTTCGACCTCGATCAGAAAATACATGGTGGAGGGAATGAATTTATTCAGAATGATCTCGCCACGTTTTATCTCAACCTTCCCCTGATTCTCGGTGCTGGCGGTGATGTTGTCTATCACCAGGCTGTCGGCGTTGAAATGGGCGAAGGCCTGGACCTTGTGCAGATACATGCCGAAGGGTCGGAGCACCATTTTGGCGTTGGCGATGGTCATCTCGCCGTTCAACAGCGGTTTGAAAGGCGTGCCTGAGAGCCTGACGCTCAGATCCACCTTCCCCTCGTAAACGCTTAGCAGCTCGGCCATCGGAAAAAAGGCCCAGGTTCCAATGTCCCTGAGTACCACCTCCCCCGACATTGGCTGATCCAGTAGCTTCCCTGCCTCAGGACCGATCCCCAGGTTTATTGGAACGCTGAGGGCGATCTCCGATAGCTGACCGTAGCGGGTGATGGCCAGTTTATCCAGATTGACAACCTGGTCGGAATATCGGCAATCTATCGCCACCCGATCTGCGGTAAACTGCTCAAAACGCGCATTATTCAAAATAAGGCTGGCCGCCATCTCCGGGGCATTCAGGCTGCCTGATATATTTATGTCAAAATCCAGCAAGCCGTGCACTGTCTTTTTGAGATTGAGCAGATCCACTATCCTGCGGCTGTCAATGGCATCACCGTTAATCTTAAAGAAGACGCTTTTATCGCTGTGGTAAAATCCCTCCAGGGTTATGGCGCCCCGCCCGGCTACTAGTTTGGTGGGTTCCAGGTTTATATTGGATCCTTCAATAGATAGATGAATCGGCTGGCTGTTGACCACTGTCTGATCACCAAAACTGTAGAACAGCTTGCTAATGGCCAAGTTTATCTGTTTCCCTTTCAGTTCCACCATCCCGGTGGCCAGCGCCTCGGTCATCGAATCCTTGACTACATGGACCGAAAGTCCTCCCCAGTCCAGACCCCGCAGCTCGGTCAGCAGTTCCACCCGGTCTATGCTCTGGCTGCCTATAGCCAGGCCGGTGGCCACAAATTTGCCGTCTCCCTGCGGTTTGGATACCACCTGTTTAAGGGACATGCTACCGTCAAAGTAAAGGCAGGAGAAATTAGAGATGATCGCCTCCTTCAAACGGAAACTGCCTATCACATCGGGATCCTTGGTCAGGCCGGAGACCAGCCCGGTAAAGCGCAGTTTGCCCTGGAGGTCCTTCAGCCCCAGCAGAGGGCCAAATTGGGCCAGCTCTATTTCATCGGTCTCCACATCCACGCTGAGGACTTCTTTGAAGATGTCCCCTTTGACCTTCAATTTGGCCTGGCCACTGGTAAGATCGAATTTTTCGATGGATACTGACTTATCGGCATACATCAGGTTGCAAAGCAGCCGGTCCACCGGAATGGAGTTGATCAGACTTTTATTTAGCATTAGATCGACTGTCGCCCTGGCCCTTTGGGGATCGAATTCTCTGCCCTTTATCCGCAGATCTCCGTTTATCTCCGTTTTCAGCGGGATATCCCCTTTAGCAAAAGCGGCGCCGAAATCGCTTTCATTGAGCAACAGGTTAAAATCGTAAATCCTGCTCTTCAAATCTACCTGGCCCTCGCCCTCAATATTGCCTTTCCCGGCATTCAAATATAATTTCGTCAGGTTTATCAGGTTGTCCTTCACCTGTATTTTAATATCCAGACCCGATAGTTCCAAATCATTTATCTTTAGCTCTCGGGAACGAATCGACAGACTGCCCTGGGGAGAGGATAGGCTTCCCTTGAGGGCGGCCAATACGGCAACGTTCCCCGACCAGTTCTGTTCTTTTAACTCTAATATCCTGGGAACATCGGCCATTCCGAAATTAAGGTCCAGCTTGGACAGATCTATTTCCTGGGATTTGGGATTGAAAATCACCGATAAATTTACCCGGCTGTTTTCCGTATTCAGTTCGAATTCCTTCAATTTGATGGTATCGCCGGATATCGCAAAATTACCGAAGCCTTTGGTCAAACTTATATTACGGGTTTTATCATAGGCCTTTATTTTTTTGAGGGTGGCCGACAGCTTTTCGCCCCCCATCTTCAAGCCCAGCTGGATATTGATGTCTTCGATAAGTTGTTTATTTCCCGGGGTCTCGACGGAGACCGACAGATTCTTGAAAGAAATATCCTCAACCGACAGCGGCGGCAGGTTCATTTTTCCTTTGGGCTTGGTGGTGTCGGATTTGAACAGGTCGGCAAAGTTCCATGTTCCGCTGCTGTCCTTAACCAGGCAAACCCTGACATCGGACAGCTCCACCTTCCCTATAACCATCCGCCTTCTGGTGGTAGAATACCAGGGATGGGCCTGCAGCTTTATCCGGGGGGCGGATATAAGCTGGCCGCGCGCCAGGGAATCATGCGAGGCTATGGCCACGTCATTTATCAGGATGGTGAAGGGGAAATGGAATTCTACCGCCCCGACGGAAAATTCACGGCCCAAAACTTCCGACAAGGACTTACTGGCCTCCTGTTTGACCTCATTCCGGAATCCGGGGCTGGGCAGATAAATGGCCAGAATCAGGATCCCCAGAAAAATGACGCCGCCTGAAATGGCAATGATTATGTTGCTGTATTTGGCTTTCATTAGAATGCATGACCCAGGTTAATATAGAACAGGCCCTCCTTGAAATCTATGGTCTCCTCTGTCTTGACAGCATAATCGACCCTGACGGGGCCCACCGGAGTGATGAACCTCAGGCCCAGGCCGGTCCCCCCCTGAAATTGCCGCCACCTGACATCCCCGAAGCCGGCCCAGACATTTCCGGCATCGACGAAGACGGCCGCTCCGAACATCCAGTATATCGGGATCCTGAGTTCAAAATTTCCGTTGACCAGCATATTGGTGATCCCGGTGGTATCGGTGGTGATCTCGTCGGTCTTATAACCCCTCAGGTTCATGGCTCCGCCCAGCTTTAGCCTCTCCTGAATGGGCACCGGCCCATTGCGGCCGTAGGTGTAGATGCCGGCAGTCCTGACCCGCCAGGCCATTATGATCCCCCCCCCCAGGCTGTGGAACATCGAGAAGTCTCCGGCGCTCTTGCGGTAGTCGTTGGATCCGCCCAGTACCGAACCGGCATTGTCTACCCGGAAGGAAGAACTCACTCCTTTCTGAGGATTGAACATATCGTCCCGGCTGTCGAAGCTGGCGGTCAGGAAGACATCGCTGGTGGTGTTCTGGGTTTCCTCCAGAAATTCATATTTATATCCGATATAAACCTGCAATGACTTGGCAAGGCTTTTACCGACCTTGGTCTCGCCGCCGATCCGGCTGAGCTGTTGCCAGAAAGAACTCTCCTGTCTTTCCCGTTTGTAATAGACCGAACCGCTGGCCTTGTACGAAGTGCTTAAAAAATACGGCTCCAGGTAATCAAGAAAATAGTTATTGGCATAGTCATGCATCCCGGTCTCGTCATTCTTCTGCAGTCCGTAAGAGGCCTCGCTTTTAATGGTTATTTTCTGCAGATTGCCGAAGATATTGTCGCTTCCCCATTCCAGACCACCCTGGACCCTATCAGGGAGAAGGTTTCCGCTAGATTCAAAGCCGATATTGTACCCCACCCAGTTGGTCTTATCCTCCTTCACCACCAACCGAAGATCCACCGTATCGCGTTTTTCTTCCATCCCATCCATTTCGAACTTGGCTTCGGTGAAGAGCCCCAGGGCATAGACCCGTTGCTGGTTATAATAGACCTTG
Coding sequences within:
- a CDS encoding translocation/assembly module TamB domain-containing protein, with product MKAKYSNIIIAISGGVIFLGILILAIYLPSPGFRNEVKQEASKSLSEVLGREFSVGAVEFHFPFTILINDVAIASHDSLARGQLISAPRIKLQAHPWYSTTRRRMVIGKVELSDVRVCLVKDSSGTWNFADLFKSDTTKPKGKMNLPPLSVEDISFKNLSVSVETPGNKQLIEDINIQLGLKMGGEKLSATLKKIKAYDKTRNISLTKGFGNFAISGDTIKLKEFELNTENSRVNLSVIFNPKSQEIDLSKLDLNFGMADVPRILELKEQNWSGNVAVLAALKGSLSSPQGSLSIRSRELKINDLELSGLDIKIQVKDNLINLTKLYLNAGKGNIEGEGQVDLKSRIYDFNLLLNESDFGAAFAKGDIPLKTEINGDLRIKGREFDPQRARATVDLMLNKSLINSIPVDRLLCNLMYADKSVSIEKFDLTSGQAKLKVKGDIFKEVLSVDVETDEIELAQFGPLLGLKDLQGKLRFTGLVSGLTKDPDVIGSFRLKEAIISNFSCLYFDGSMSLKQVVSKPQGDGKFVATGLAIGSQSIDRVELLTELRGLDWGGLSVHVVKDSMTEALATGMVELKGKQINLAISKLFYSFGDQTVVNSQPIHLSIEGSNINLEPTKLVAGRGAITLEGFYHSDKSVFFKINGDAIDSRRIVDLLNLKKTVHGLLDFDINISGSLNAPEMAASLILNNARFEQFTADRVAIDCRYSDQVVNLDKLAITRYGQLSEIALSVPINLGIGPEAGKLLDQPMSGEVVLRDIGTWAFFPMAELLSVYEGKVDLSVRLSGTPFKPLLNGEMTIANAKMVLRPFGMYLHKVQAFAHFNADSLVIDNITASTENQGKVEIKRGEIILNKFIPSTMYFLIEVEKAPVRNIPFIEGNVNARIEIGGTVNYPRIKGEVYANSALITLPFAPAEEPPPPEGGAKPMDLDLSITGSQGIWLRNADADIELKIENLNVRMRQNVLFLSGRLETIQGVYRFLDRRFDITEGQLTFTNAVVINPELNLAAQTELNDEARTKVFLKVGGSALQPKLAFSSEPSMPEQDILTMLSVGMKIEGDGNGDLGDQVLNRTTDVLSNMLGGMIQKKTGLVDVIKMKTSTGQEKGAEVTLGKYVTKNVFVSYTRGFAANLSEDFRAEYLFGKRSALFVQRSKDEDNKEQKINLGLRMKFKY
- a CDS encoding BamA/TamA family outer membrane protein, with the protein product MNRNLLHILLLSLALLFGACGKKAVDKMAEPVDEGGPRLKLGEVTFIGNTAFSGKELRSKMTSESGKRFDDYTFQLDMRKVLYMYRKKGYLDAKFLGRESRVNIEKQQIDYQLTIEEGNIRKIGQLRFSGNQVLSDSLLLSLLKVKTGDPLNLPAINQTSSGIVALYAERGYIYTAVNDTVMESEDPYTSDILFNITEGPQVRLGEIRIEGNKKVRDRVIEREFTLKPGEIFMPSKVYYNQQRVYALGLFTEAKFEMDGMEEKRDTVDLRLVVKEDKTNWVGYNIGFESSGNLLPDRVQGGLEWGSDNIFGNLQKITIKSEASYGLQKNDETGMHDYANNYFLDYLEPYFLSTSYKASGSVYYKRERQESSFWQQLSRIGGETKVGKSLAKSLQVYIGYKYEFLEETQNTTSDVFLTASFDSRDDMFNPQKGVSSSFRVDNAGSVLGGSNDYRKSAGDFSMFHSLGGGIIMAWRVRTAGIYTYGRNGPVPIQERLKLGGAMNLRGYKTDEITTDTTGITNMLVNGNFELRIPIYWMFGAAVFVDAGNVWAGFGDVRWRQFQGGTGLGLRFITPVGPVRVDYAVKTEETIDFKEGLFYINLGHAF